The Rhineura floridana isolate rRhiFlo1 chromosome 8, rRhiFlo1.hap2, whole genome shotgun sequence genome includes a region encoding these proteins:
- the DNAL4 gene encoding dynein axonemal light chain 4 isoform X1: protein MADTGEGKKEEADYKRLHSFPLIRHTDMPEEMRVEAMELCVTACEKYATNNESAAKMIKETMDKKFGSSWHVVIGEGFGFEITHEVGSCKRDRGGDYESQFMKPYIAGGERKRERSVLIQACCCFSLISLPLSGRRPEKGS, encoded by the exons ATGGCAGACAccggggaggggaaaaaagaggaagCAGACTATAAGAGACTTCACAGCTTTCCACTAATCAGG CACACAGACATGCCAGAAGAAATGCGAGTAGAGGCCATGGAGTTGTGTGTCACTGCATGTGAGAAATATGCCACCAACAATGAG AGTGCTGCCAAGATGATCAAAGAGACAATGGACAAGAAGTTTGGCTCCTCCTGGCATGTAGTGATCGGTGAGGGCTTTGGTTTCGAGATCACACATGAG GTGGGATCATGCAAGAGGGATCGGGGTGGTGACTATGAGTCACAGTTTATGAAGCCATACATTGCAGgtggtgagagaaagagagagagaagtgtttTAATCCAAGCCTGTTGCTGCTTCTCCTTGATATCCCTCCCACTTTCTGGGAGAAGACCAGAAAAGGGCAGCTGA
- the DNAL4 gene encoding dynein axonemal light chain 4 isoform X2 — MPEEMRVEAMELCVTACEKYATNNESAAKMIKETMDKKFGSSWHVVIGEGFGFEITHEVGSCKRDRGGDYESQFMKPYIAGGERKRERSVLIQACCCFSLISLPLSGRRPEKGS; from the exons ATGCCAGAAGAAATGCGAGTAGAGGCCATGGAGTTGTGTGTCACTGCATGTGAGAAATATGCCACCAACAATGAG AGTGCTGCCAAGATGATCAAAGAGACAATGGACAAGAAGTTTGGCTCCTCCTGGCATGTAGTGATCGGTGAGGGCTTTGGTTTCGAGATCACACATGAG GTGGGATCATGCAAGAGGGATCGGGGTGGTGACTATGAGTCACAGTTTATGAAGCCATACATTGCAGgtggtgagagaaagagagagagaagtgtttTAATCCAAGCCTGTTGCTGCTTCTCCTTGATATCCCTCCCACTTTCTGGGAGAAGACCAGAAAAGGGCAGCTGA
- the DNAL4 gene encoding dynein axonemal light chain 4 isoform X3, which yields MADTGEGKKEEADYKRLHSFPLIRHTDMPEEMRVEAMELCVTACEKYATNNESAAKMIKETMDKKFGSSWHVVIGEGFGFEITHEVKNLLYMFFGGSLAVCVWKCS from the exons ATGGCAGACAccggggaggggaaaaaagaggaagCAGACTATAAGAGACTTCACAGCTTTCCACTAATCAGG CACACAGACATGCCAGAAGAAATGCGAGTAGAGGCCATGGAGTTGTGTGTCACTGCATGTGAGAAATATGCCACCAACAATGAG AGTGCTGCCAAGATGATCAAAGAGACAATGGACAAGAAGTTTGGCTCCTCCTGGCATGTAGTGATCGGTGAGGGCTTTGGTTTCGAGATCACACATGAGGTGAAGAATCTGCTGTACATGTTCTTTGGAGGCAGTCTAGCTGTTTGTGTTTGGAAGTGCTCCTGA